Proteins encoded in a region of the Terriglobales bacterium genome:
- a CDS encoding cytochrome C oxidase subunit IV family protein: MSEHVIPRKTYIWVWVALMALMMLTAGLSRINLGEWSTVVALVIAAIKALLVVLFFMHVRYEDQKMAWVFVLAGFFWLAILLTLTMTDYMSRGYLGIAGH, encoded by the coding sequence ATGTCTGAGCACGTCATACCCCGCAAAACGTACATCTGGGTCTGGGTCGCGTTGATGGCGCTGATGATGCTGACCGCCGGGCTGTCGCGGATCAACTTGGGCGAGTGGAGCACGGTGGTCGCACTGGTGATTGCCGCCATCAAGGCCCTGCTCGTCGTCCTGTTCTTCATGCACGTCCGCTACGAAGACCAGAAGATGGCCTGGGTCTTTGTGCTGGCGGGATTCTTCTGGCTGGCCATCCTGTTGACGCTCACCATGACCGACTACATGAGCCGGGGCTACCTGGGCATAGCCGGGCATTGA
- a CDS encoding cytochrome c — MLSACRNDMHVQPKYLPLAHSDFFEDGRASRNPPPNTIARGQLRDDTYFFSGMVNGQPGNMMPFPATREVLERGRERFNIYCSPCHSQLGDGNGMIVQRGFRRPPSFYEQRLRQAPLGHFYDVMTNGFGAMPDYAAQVNSRDRWAIAAYIRALQASQTAIAAPASQPGSPVQIPSTAPSGATLPPGAGPGVPERKK, encoded by the coding sequence ATGCTGTCCGCATGCCGCAATGACATGCACGTGCAGCCGAAGTATCTGCCGCTGGCGCACAGCGATTTTTTCGAGGATGGACGCGCATCGCGAAACCCGCCGCCGAACACGATCGCGCGCGGGCAATTGCGCGACGACACCTATTTCTTCAGTGGGATGGTGAACGGCCAGCCGGGAAACATGATGCCGTTTCCGGCAACGCGCGAAGTGCTGGAGCGCGGGCGTGAGCGCTTCAATATTTATTGCTCCCCATGTCATTCGCAGCTGGGAGACGGCAACGGAATGATCGTGCAGCGCGGATTCCGGCGCCCGCCGTCGTTTTACGAGCAGCGGTTGCGGCAGGCCCCGCTCGGACATTTTTATGACGTCATGACCAATGGATTCGGGGCCATGCCGGATTACGCGGCGCAGGTGAACTCGCGGGACCGCTGGGCGATTGCGGCGTACATACGAGCGCTGCAGGCGAGCCAGACAGCGATAGCAGCGCCGGCATCCCAGCCGGGTTCGCCGGTGCAGATACCCAGTACGGCGCCGAGCGGGGCAACTTTGCCGCCGGGCGCAGGCCCGGGCGTGCCGGAGAGGAAGAAGTGA
- a CDS encoding DMT family transporter — protein MSDFASPALSLAAAATWGAADFSGGVATKRANPFHVVVVAHATGMVFMLTLALATQESIPGRNALLWGAIAGLVGGIGLAAFYKALAIGTMGINAPLSAVITAIVPLVFSFLTEGLPRAIQIAGFVFALLSIWLIAAPPAGAVRSRGIALAVVAGFGFGGFLLFIKLAGTGSVFWPLVAARSASTLFMLAIMVVSGTGWKTSRGSLAYMVIAGVLDSGANALFVAAAHRGRLDVAAVLSSLYPATTVVLARLVLKERLSRLQFAGMAIAFVAVALIAAR, from the coding sequence GTGTCCGATTTCGCCTCTCCCGCTCTCAGCCTCGCTGCCGCCGCCACCTGGGGTGCAGCCGACTTCAGCGGCGGTGTGGCCACCAAGAGGGCGAATCCCTTTCACGTGGTCGTCGTCGCTCATGCCACCGGCATGGTATTCATGCTCACGCTGGCGCTCGCGACGCAGGAGTCGATTCCGGGCCGGAATGCCTTGCTATGGGGTGCTATCGCGGGACTGGTCGGCGGCATAGGATTAGCCGCGTTTTACAAAGCATTGGCCATCGGCACCATGGGCATCAACGCGCCGCTTTCGGCGGTGATCACCGCCATCGTTCCGCTCGTCTTCAGCTTCCTCACCGAGGGCCTTCCGCGCGCGATCCAGATCGCCGGCTTCGTCTTTGCGCTGCTCAGTATCTGGCTGATCGCCGCGCCCCCCGCGGGTGCCGTACGCTCGCGAGGAATAGCGCTGGCAGTTGTTGCCGGGTTCGGGTTTGGCGGGTTTCTGCTCTTCATCAAGTTGGCCGGAACCGGATCGGTGTTCTGGCCGCTGGTTGCTGCGCGCTCGGCTTCCACGCTCTTCATGCTGGCTATCATGGTTGTGTCAGGCACGGGATGGAAAACCAGCCGCGGTTCGCTCGCCTACATGGTGATTGCCGGTGTCCTCGACTCCGGCGCCAACGCGCTGTTCGTTGCCGCCGCGCATCGCGGCCGCCTCGACGTCGCGGCCGTGCTTTCATCCCTCTACCCGGCGACGACGGTGGTGCTTGCCCGCCTGGTGTTGAAGGAACGTCTCTCGCGACTGCAATTTGCCGGCATGGCGATTGCGTTCGTCGCCGTCGCCCTCATTGCCGCCCGGTGA
- a CDS encoding carboxypeptidase regulatory-like domain-containing protein — protein sequence MHSIDSKRIFVSLFLVALLVALVLPAYGQERFGNVTGVVKDQTGAVLPGVAVTITNKDTNRSVTVHSRGDGSYTLADVEPGHYSVTFVKTGFTSREVADIVVLVGRNTSVSIELQVGTVQEMVEVSGAAPIIDTTATMISHNVTAEEINTLPKGRNFAGVAVFSPSVNTGTIEGGYQINGASGAENAYYVDGVSTNSLIDGSSRQTATFDYIQEVQVKTTGLEAEYGGALGGVVSGISKSGGNTFHGDIHVYYSGNKISAGPAERMQLSDDMTTFHYFQDGKRKQDNYEVGGSLGGPIIKNKLFFYTNFSPSWLRQSRKLTFSDGAGTFGTKALAMNWFNKLSFEPTSRVRMNFTWLYTPQYSQGVTPGPNGQAPNVSTSNMTAQRDNAMLGFNQPEQSYTGQIDYTPTNSSVLSVKGGRYRLNYKDTGVTATTEYWWRASSIDMPGVPLAAQQANGYTTPAAGQIVHDLTTRTYVQADFSQFVRLAGQQHNFKFGVGTQKNINNVFSTDDGPNGRVYLYWGQTCAGCTPPNATGTYGYYRVDDYARRGSAGANINHIYVQDSWKAMSRLTINAGVRFEKETIPSFRTDIKQYAFQFGYGDKLAPRLGASFDLFGNGKVKISGGWGRYFDWTKLDLARGTFGADLWHIYYRSLDTTDVFSLGLNNMPGTNLWGSAFRDMRLPGFNYVDPQIKPMSQDSLNAGVEWEIRKNMVFTGRYVRTNLNRTIEDMGVLVDGSEAYKYGNPGEGANTESPSCYVGTSLSDAVATCGIPMPKPKRVYDAMELSLSRRFGNGLLFNASYVYSRLWGNYSGLQSTDEITPPTLGYSSAGNQSFYGQIFRPGGNANRYYDLDQTMINAHGVIGNYGPLPTDRPHVFKFYGAKQFKWGTEIGGFFRVSSGTPVSTQMQTINGIGMYVEGRGDMGRTPVFSQTDLMVAHELKLGKSESRRLRFEFNALNLFNQKTSVFTMDRYNFEETYDSTGVSLLNMDLRKGFDWKPMAAAAALAGGSNLDPRYGKAAMFNPGFQGRFLVKFIF from the coding sequence ATGCATTCCATTGATTCAAAGCGAATATTCGTCTCGCTTTTTCTCGTCGCACTTCTAGTTGCTCTAGTCCTGCCCGCATACGGCCAGGAGCGCTTCGGTAACGTCACCGGCGTGGTCAAAGACCAAACCGGCGCCGTGCTGCCCGGAGTGGCAGTTACCATAACCAACAAAGACACCAACCGCAGCGTCACCGTTCACAGTCGCGGCGACGGCAGCTACACCCTCGCCGACGTTGAACCGGGTCATTATTCGGTAACCTTTGTGAAGACCGGCTTTACCAGCCGGGAAGTGGCCGACATCGTGGTCCTGGTCGGCAGAAACACTTCCGTCAGCATCGAACTGCAAGTCGGGACCGTGCAAGAGATGGTCGAAGTGAGCGGCGCTGCGCCCATCATTGACACCACCGCTACCATGATCTCGCATAACGTAACCGCCGAGGAAATTAACACCCTTCCCAAGGGCCGCAATTTCGCCGGCGTCGCAGTGTTCTCGCCGTCGGTGAATACCGGCACGATCGAGGGCGGCTACCAGATCAATGGCGCCAGCGGCGCTGAAAACGCCTATTACGTTGACGGCGTTTCCACCAACAGCCTGATTGACGGCTCCTCGCGCCAGACTGCTACCTTCGACTACATCCAGGAAGTCCAGGTGAAGACCACGGGACTGGAAGCCGAATACGGCGGCGCCCTCGGTGGTGTGGTCAGCGGCATCAGCAAGTCGGGTGGCAACACCTTCCATGGTGACATCCACGTCTACTATTCGGGGAACAAGATTTCCGCTGGTCCCGCCGAGCGCATGCAACTCAGCGACGACATGACCACCTTCCACTACTTCCAGGATGGCAAGCGGAAGCAGGATAACTACGAAGTCGGTGGTTCTTTGGGCGGCCCCATCATCAAGAACAAGCTGTTCTTCTATACCAACTTCTCTCCGTCATGGTTACGGCAGAGCCGCAAACTCACCTTCTCTGACGGCGCGGGTACCTTCGGCACCAAGGCGCTGGCGATGAACTGGTTCAACAAGCTGTCCTTTGAACCGACCAGTCGCGTACGCATGAACTTCACTTGGCTGTATACGCCTCAGTATTCCCAGGGCGTCACTCCAGGACCGAACGGCCAGGCGCCGAACGTCAGCACCAGCAACATGACGGCTCAGCGCGACAACGCCATGCTCGGATTCAACCAGCCGGAGCAAAGCTACACCGGCCAGATTGACTACACGCCGACGAATAGCTCGGTGCTGAGCGTCAAAGGCGGCCGCTATCGCCTGAATTACAAAGATACCGGCGTGACGGCAACCACCGAGTATTGGTGGCGCGCTTCGTCCATTGATATGCCCGGTGTCCCTCTGGCGGCACAGCAGGCGAACGGCTATACCACTCCGGCCGCCGGTCAGATCGTGCACGACCTGACCACTCGCACCTACGTGCAGGCCGACTTCAGCCAGTTTGTCCGCCTCGCCGGCCAGCAGCATAACTTCAAGTTCGGCGTCGGCACGCAGAAGAACATCAACAATGTCTTCAGCACCGACGATGGCCCGAACGGCCGCGTCTACCTCTACTGGGGCCAGACCTGCGCCGGATGCACCCCGCCGAACGCAACTGGGACCTACGGCTATTACCGGGTCGATGACTACGCCCGCCGCGGCTCCGCCGGCGCCAACATCAACCACATCTACGTCCAGGATTCCTGGAAGGCGATGAGCCGGTTGACGATCAATGCTGGTGTCCGTTTTGAAAAAGAAACCATTCCCTCCTTCCGTACCGACATCAAGCAGTACGCGTTCCAGTTCGGTTATGGCGACAAGCTGGCTCCGCGGCTGGGCGCCAGTTTCGACCTGTTCGGCAACGGTAAGGTAAAGATCTCCGGTGGCTGGGGCCGGTACTTCGATTGGACCAAGCTTGACTTGGCCCGCGGAACCTTCGGCGCCGACCTCTGGCATATTTACTACCGCTCGCTGGATACCACCGACGTGTTCAGCCTCGGCTTGAACAACATGCCCGGCACCAATCTGTGGGGAAGCGCTTTCCGAGACATGCGTCTGCCGGGTTTCAATTACGTGGACCCGCAAATCAAGCCCATGAGCCAGGACTCGCTGAATGCCGGCGTGGAATGGGAAATCCGGAAGAACATGGTCTTCACCGGCCGGTACGTGCGCACCAACTTGAACCGGACCATTGAAGACATGGGCGTGCTGGTCGATGGCAGCGAAGCTTACAAATACGGCAACCCCGGGGAAGGGGCAAACACCGAGTCGCCGTCTTGCTACGTTGGCACCAGCCTAAGCGATGCTGTGGCGACTTGCGGCATACCCATGCCCAAGCCGAAACGTGTTTATGACGCGATGGAGCTGTCTTTGTCGCGACGTTTCGGTAACGGACTGCTGTTCAATGCCAGCTACGTCTATAGCCGCCTTTGGGGCAATTACTCCGGACTGCAGAGCACGGACGAAATTACTCCTCCAACCCTCGGCTATTCCTCGGCGGGTAACCAGAGCTTCTACGGCCAGATTTTCCGGCCCGGTGGGAACGCCAACCGCTACTACGATCTCGACCAGACCATGATTAACGCGCATGGCGTCATCGGAAACTATGGACCGCTGCCGACCGATCGTCCGCACGTGTTCAAGTTTTACGGCGCCAAGCAGTTTAAGTGGGGCACCGAGATTGGCGGCTTCTTCCGCGTTTCCAGCGGCACTCCGGTCTCAACCCAGATGCAGACCATTAACGGCATCGGCATGTACGTCGAAGGCCGAGGCGACATGGGCCGGACTCCGGTCTTCAGCCAGACCGACCTGATGGTGGCGCATGAACTCAAGCTGGGTAAGAGCGAGAGTCGGAGATTGCGCTTTGAGTTCAACGCCCTCAACCTCTTTAACCAGAAGACCAGTGTGTTCACCATGGACCGTTACAACTTCGAAGAAACCTACGATTCCACAGGTGTCAGCCTCCTGAACATGGACCTGCGGAAGGGCTTCGATTGGAAACCCATGGCGGCTGCGGCAGCCTTGGCGGGAGGCAGCAATCTCGACCCCCGCTACGGCAAGGCGGCCATGTTCAACCCTGGTTTCCAGGGCCGATTCCTGGTGAAGTTTATTTTCTAG
- a CDS encoding SCO family protein produces MNRAVKAVAKAGAALGCLLAASVALAQGMAGPIVKPATPPPQILSNIEIEQKLNSAVPLDLPFKDESGRAVKLGDYFGRRPVVLALVYYDCPMLCTEVMNGMVSAFSVLTFDIGKEYEVVTVSFDPREKPDLARAKKTTYLRRYGRPGAEQGWHFLTGEQPAISALTQAVGFHYQWDDRTQQFAHATALMLLTPQGKIAQYYYGVEYSPKDLRLGMVEASKGRTGTVVDQLLLYCYHYDPRTGKYGAIISRILQIAGGITVVMLGGFLFLMIKLEPKHSRGAGGAARTGGR; encoded by the coding sequence GTGAATCGCGCGGTCAAAGCGGTTGCGAAAGCAGGGGCGGCTCTTGGCTGCCTGCTGGCGGCGTCGGTCGCCCTGGCCCAGGGAATGGCAGGCCCAATCGTGAAGCCGGCGACGCCGCCGCCGCAAATCCTGAGCAACATCGAAATCGAGCAGAAACTGAATTCGGCCGTGCCCCTGGACTTGCCGTTCAAGGATGAAAGCGGCCGTGCGGTGAAGCTGGGCGACTATTTCGGCAGAAGGCCGGTGGTGCTGGCGCTGGTCTATTACGACTGCCCCATGCTGTGCACGGAAGTGATGAACGGAATGGTGAGCGCGTTCTCGGTGCTGACGTTCGACATCGGCAAGGAATACGAAGTGGTCACGGTGAGCTTCGATCCGCGCGAAAAGCCGGACCTGGCGCGGGCGAAAAAGACGACCTACTTGCGGCGCTACGGGCGTCCAGGCGCGGAGCAAGGCTGGCATTTTCTGACCGGCGAACAGCCCGCGATTTCAGCGCTCACGCAAGCGGTGGGATTTCATTACCAATGGGACGATCGAACCCAGCAATTCGCGCACGCCACCGCGCTGATGCTGCTGACACCGCAGGGCAAGATCGCCCAGTACTACTACGGAGTTGAGTACTCGCCCAAGGACCTGCGCCTGGGGATGGTGGAAGCGTCCAAGGGACGCACCGGAACGGTGGTCGACCAGTTGCTGCTCTACTGCTATCACTACGATCCACGCACCGGGAAATATGGGGCAATCATCTCGCGCATATTGCAGATCGCCGGCGGCATTACGGTGGTGATGCTGGGAGGATTTCTGTTCCTGATGATCAAACTGGAGCCTAAGCACAGCCGCGGCGCGGGCGGCGCCGCACGGACGGGAGGACGCTAG
- a CDS encoding PhoU domain-containing protein codes for MNPASPPNTPRPTVLDLRGLTARACEVARMSAAATEEGIGTGATLPLDFIRTCEEELDVLDRQINEGVTAAIAGASDADARELLFYLKLLIELERIGDLLLNVANRARTVSAHLDPQDATDLKRMAQLLHQMMADAQVAFRDRDLQRALAILRADAEMDRIRNLLFVRHIDNPERLQRQESFHLVFMTQTLERAGDHVKNLAEEVCHLVTGRSVRHLVRAADKPFEEMFLDWMRRQTIKK; via the coding sequence ATGAACCCGGCCAGCCCTCCTAATACGCCAAGACCGACTGTGCTCGACCTGCGCGGACTGACCGCGCGCGCCTGCGAGGTGGCACGCATGTCCGCCGCCGCGACCGAAGAAGGGATTGGCACCGGCGCCACCCTGCCGCTGGATTTCATTCGGACCTGCGAAGAAGAGCTGGATGTGCTGGACCGCCAGATCAACGAGGGCGTAACCGCGGCCATCGCCGGCGCCTCTGACGCCGATGCCCGTGAGCTTCTTTTCTATCTCAAGCTTTTGATTGAACTCGAGCGCATTGGCGACCTGCTGCTCAACGTTGCCAACCGGGCGCGTACCGTTTCCGCGCACCTCGATCCGCAGGACGCAACCGACCTGAAGCGGATGGCGCAGCTGCTGCACCAGATGATGGCTGACGCGCAGGTCGCATTCCGCGATCGCGATCTGCAGCGCGCGCTCGCCATCCTGCGAGCGGACGCCGAAATGGACCGCATCCGCAACCTTCTGTTCGTGCGCCATATCGACAATCCCGAGCGTCTACAGCGCCAGGAGAGTTTTCACCTCGTCTTCATGACCCAGACGCTGGAGCGCGCCGGCGATCACGTTAAGAACCTGGCCGAAGAGGTGTGCCATCTTGTGACCGGGCGCAGCGTCCGCCACCTTGTCCGCGCCGCCGACAAGCCTTTTGAAGAGATGTTCCTGGATTGGATGCGCCGCCAAACCATCAAAAAATAA
- the coxB gene encoding cytochrome c oxidase subunit II — protein sequence MWQTLPLWPARASTLADRTDALMIFMLVVTGFFTLMIFTLIFIFAVKFRRARNPVATQIEGSNTLEATWTLIPFGIFLIMFVWGASIYMTWAQPPPGAEDIFVVGKQWMWKFEHPEGQREIDQLHVPLGRAIRLTMISQDVIHSMFLPEFRVKQDVLPGRYTTAWFQTTKPGHYHLFCTQYCGTMHAGMIGEVVVMEPASYQAWLSGGNAEGSLASTGQKLFQQLGCTTCHRFDTQGRGPNLVGVYGKPVLLDDGSTVTVDDSYIRESILNPGAKVVAGFKPIMPTFQGIVNEEQLLSLLAYIRSLSQPEQREPVSNRPAVPAHPAPSPARSR from the coding sequence ATGTGGCAGACACTGCCGCTCTGGCCGGCGCGAGCCTCCACCCTGGCGGACCGCACCGACGCGCTTATGATTTTTATGCTGGTCGTCACCGGCTTCTTCACGCTGATGATCTTTACCCTGATTTTTATATTCGCAGTGAAGTTCCGGCGGGCGCGCAACCCCGTGGCCACGCAGATCGAGGGTTCCAACACGCTGGAAGCAACCTGGACGCTGATTCCGTTCGGTATTTTTCTGATCATGTTTGTCTGGGGTGCCTCGATTTACATGACGTGGGCGCAGCCGCCGCCCGGCGCGGAAGATATTTTTGTGGTCGGCAAGCAGTGGATGTGGAAGTTCGAGCACCCGGAGGGACAGCGCGAAATCGACCAACTGCACGTGCCGCTGGGACGCGCCATCCGGCTGACGATGATTTCCCAGGACGTCATTCACAGCATGTTCTTGCCCGAATTCCGGGTCAAGCAGGACGTGCTGCCCGGGCGCTACACCACGGCTTGGTTCCAGACCACGAAGCCGGGCCACTATCATCTGTTCTGCACGCAGTACTGCGGCACCATGCACGCCGGCATGATCGGGGAAGTGGTGGTCATGGAACCGGCGAGTTACCAGGCGTGGCTGTCGGGAGGAAATGCGGAAGGATCGCTTGCGTCCACCGGCCAGAAGCTGTTTCAGCAACTCGGTTGCACCACCTGCCATCGCTTTGACACGCAGGGGCGTGGGCCGAATTTAGTCGGCGTCTACGGAAAGCCGGTCTTGCTGGATGACGGAAGCACCGTCACCGTGGACGACAGCTACATTCGCGAATCGATTCTGAACCCCGGGGCAAAAGTGGTTGCCGGATTCAAGCCGATCATGCCGACGTTCCAGGGGATCGTCAACGAAGAGCAATTACTTTCCCTGTTGGCATACATCCGATCGTTATCGCAACCGGAGCAGCGCGAGCCGGTGAGCAACCGTCCAGCTGTGCCCGCTCATCCTGCACCGTCTCCGGCAAGGAGTCGCTGA
- a CDS encoding DUF1326 domain-containing protein, with translation MRKLALVTVLSLLAISVGHTSPANNWAINATAIEACSCPEFCICYFNSHPAMHHDASGKMEHYCKFNNAYKVNHGHYGATKLDGAKFWITGDLGSDFSKGQMDWALVTFDKATSVEQRQAIGEILNHVFPVKWNSLTTAEGDIAWSYDKDQAHATLNGGKTAEVKLKRFQGMTNEPAVLKNVRYWGTPRNDGFVMMPNEIETYREGLKAFEFKGTNGFMLTFDMTSKDVAANKDSSMGK, from the coding sequence ATGCGCAAACTGGCATTGGTAACTGTGCTTTCCCTGCTGGCCATCAGCGTCGGCCATACATCACCTGCGAACAACTGGGCGATCAACGCGACGGCGATCGAAGCCTGCAGCTGCCCAGAGTTCTGCATCTGTTATTTCAATTCCCATCCGGCCATGCACCACGACGCCAGCGGAAAGATGGAGCATTACTGCAAGTTCAATAACGCGTACAAGGTCAACCACGGACATTACGGCGCGACCAAACTGGATGGCGCGAAATTCTGGATTACCGGCGATCTCGGCAGTGACTTCTCGAAGGGCCAAATGGACTGGGCGCTGGTGACTTTTGACAAGGCGACCAGCGTCGAACAACGCCAGGCCATCGGCGAAATCCTCAATCACGTCTTCCCGGTGAAGTGGAATTCTTTGACCACCGCGGAGGGCGACATTGCCTGGAGCTATGACAAGGACCAGGCGCACGCGACTTTGAATGGCGGCAAGACGGCAGAGGTCAAGCTGAAGCGCTTCCAGGGCATGACCAACGAACCAGCGGTGCTGAAGAATGTCCGCTATTGGGGGACACCACGCAACGACGGATTCGTGATGATGCCGAACGAAATTGAAACCTACCGCGAAGGCCTCAAGGCGTTCGAGTTCAAGGGCACGAACGGGTTCATGCTCACCTTTGACATGACCTCGAAGGATGTCGCTGCGAACAAAGATTCCTCCATGGGCAAGTGA
- the ctaD gene encoding cytochrome c oxidase subunit I, with protein sequence MATITAPAVERENYLNTDYGVKSWLLTTDHKRIAILYLISITAMFFIGGFAATMIRLELLTPAGDLMSSDTYNKMFSIHGIVMVFFFLVPSIPATLGNFLVPMMIGAKDLAFPRINLLSWYLYIAGAGLMMYVILTGGVDTGWTFYVPFSSTYSNTHVIAAAVAIFIAGFSSIFTGFNFIVTVHRMRAPGMTWGRLPLFIWSHYATSVIMVLGTPVVAIALSLVALERAFHLGLFDPQLGGDPVLFQHLFWFYSHPAVYIMILPSMAVISEVVSTFSRKRIFGYAFVALASIAIAVLGFLVWAHHMFVAGISAYAALVFSLLSYFVAVPSAIKVFNWTATMYKGSVSLQTPMLYAMGFIGLFTMGGMTGLYLSALGLDVHVHDTYFIIAHFHYIMVGGAVMGYLAGIHFWWPKISGRMYPETWGKIAAATIFFGFNLTFFPQFVLGYLGMPRRYHSYPAEYQVLNVLSTAGASILAVGYVLPLVYLLWSLRYGAVAPDNPWAATGLEWRTPSPPPTENFPETPVVTWEAYDYSSLPEVPVAR encoded by the coding sequence ATGGCCACCATTACCGCACCAGCGGTCGAACGCGAAAACTACCTGAACACCGACTACGGCGTGAAATCGTGGTTGCTGACCACCGACCACAAGCGCATCGCCATCCTTTACTTGATCTCCATTACCGCCATGTTCTTCATCGGCGGTTTTGCGGCGACGATGATCCGGCTGGAGCTGCTGACGCCCGCCGGCGACCTGATGTCGTCCGACACTTACAACAAGATGTTTTCCATCCACGGCATCGTCATGGTGTTCTTCTTCCTGGTACCGTCGATTCCGGCGACGCTGGGTAATTTCCTGGTGCCGATGATGATCGGGGCCAAGGACCTGGCCTTCCCCAGGATCAACTTGCTGAGCTGGTACCTGTACATTGCCGGCGCCGGGCTGATGATGTACGTCATCCTCACGGGCGGTGTGGATACCGGCTGGACGTTTTACGTGCCGTTCAGCAGCACCTACTCCAACACGCACGTAATTGCCGCCGCGGTGGCAATCTTTATCGCCGGTTTTTCCTCCATTTTCACCGGCTTCAATTTCATCGTCACCGTTCACCGCATGCGCGCGCCCGGTATGACGTGGGGCAGGTTGCCGCTGTTCATCTGGAGTCACTACGCGACCTCGGTCATTATGGTTTTGGGAACTCCGGTGGTGGCGATTGCCCTGTCGCTGGTGGCGCTGGAGCGCGCCTTCCACCTGGGCCTGTTCGATCCGCAGCTTGGCGGCGACCCGGTGCTGTTCCAGCACCTGTTCTGGTTTTACTCGCATCCCGCCGTGTACATCATGATCCTGCCTTCCATGGCGGTGATTTCAGAAGTGGTGTCCACCTTCTCGCGCAAGCGGATTTTCGGATACGCCTTCGTGGCGCTGGCCTCGATTGCGATCGCGGTGCTGGGCTTCCTGGTTTGGGCCCACCATATGTTTGTAGCCGGCATTTCCGCCTACGCCGCGCTGGTGTTTTCCCTGTTGAGTTACTTCGTGGCCGTGCCGTCCGCGATCAAGGTCTTCAATTGGACGGCGACGATGTACAAGGGTTCGGTGTCGCTGCAGACTCCCATGCTTTACGCCATGGGCTTTATCGGCCTGTTCACCATGGGCGGAATGACCGGACTGTACCTGTCGGCGCTGGGCCTGGATGTGCACGTCCACGACACCTATTTCATCATCGCGCACTTCCACTACATCATGGTGGGCGGCGCGGTCATGGGATACTTGGCCGGGATCCATTTCTGGTGGCCGAAAATCAGCGGGCGCATGTACCCGGAAACCTGGGGAAAAATCGCCGCGGCCACGATTTTCTTTGGCTTCAACCTGACGTTCTTCCCGCAATTCGTGCTCGGGTACCTGGGCATGCCGCGGCGGTATCACTCGTATCCTGCCGAGTATCAGGTGTTGAATGTGTTGTCGACAGCAGGCGCTTCGATCCTTGCCGTCGGTTACGTGCTGCCGCTGGTGTACCTGTTGTGGTCGCTGCGTTATGGCGCCGTTGCGCCCGATAACCCGTGGGCAGCCACCGGCTTGGAATGGCGAACGCCGTCGCCTCCGCCCACCGAAAATTTTCCCGAAACACCGGTCGTGACCTGGGAAGCATACGACTACTCCAGTCTGCCGGAGGTTCCCGTTGCACGATAG
- a CDS encoding cytochrome c oxidase subunit 3 family protein — MHDSAIPAQHDLRHHFADLEQQRASATLGMWVFLVTEIMFFGGLFAGYVVYRTTHYDAWLIGSEHMEFWIGTINTVILLCSSLLVALAVHASQVGRGRTCAVYLWIASVMGVAFLVLKGFEYHAHFVEGAVPGAFWKLAVPDPRSVQMFFYIYFVMTGLHAIHVTIGVVLLAVIGWFAFKGRYSPAYHNPVHVSGLYWHFVDVVWIFLYPLLYLIGHKKA, encoded by the coding sequence TTGCACGATAGCGCCATCCCCGCGCAGCACGATCTGCGGCACCACTTCGCCGACCTGGAACAGCAGCGCGCCAGCGCCACCCTGGGCATGTGGGTCTTCCTGGTTACGGAAATCATGTTTTTCGGCGGGCTGTTCGCCGGCTACGTTGTGTACCGCACCACGCACTACGACGCGTGGCTGATCGGCAGCGAGCACATGGAATTCTGGATCGGCACCATCAATACGGTGATCCTGCTTTGCAGCAGCTTGCTGGTTGCGTTGGCGGTGCATGCGTCGCAGGTGGGCCGCGGCCGGACCTGCGCCGTCTATTTGTGGATCGCGTCCGTCATGGGCGTGGCGTTCCTGGTGCTGAAAGGATTTGAATACCACGCCCACTTTGTCGAGGGTGCCGTTCCCGGGGCGTTTTGGAAGCTGGCAGTGCCGGATCCGCGGTCCGTCCAGATGTTCTTTTACATTTACTTCGTGATGACGGGCTTGCATGCGATTCACGTCACCATCGGCGTGGTTCTGCTGGCGGTGATTGGGTGGTTCGCGTTCAAGGGGCGATACTCACCGGCTTATCACAACCCGGTACACGTCAGCGGCTTGTACTGGCACTTTGTGGACGTAGTGTGGATCTTTCTGTACCCGCTGCTTTACCTGATCGGCCACAAGAAGGCTTAG